In one window of Chrysiogenia bacterium DNA:
- a CDS encoding FecR domain-containing protein, translating into MKGYVRAGWSRPLLWALVVSLSVLGGFQAFAARDGERTVTLSRLEGQAFAAAGKNGPWQSLKLGDGVVQGHFVKTTESSRAELKLPDGGVVRLAPNTKLRLSHLYFPTRNKTKQFEAKLFIGRLWAKVRKLAGADSYYNVATTTAVAGVRGTAFQVNFAGEGQDSLFKVYEGKVAVKGVPAQVPGPRQVTGRPQEVPGPQEVPGPREVTVEEWERIVSSWQYIRVSPTGTASEPVGIDPTADSAEDEFTAWNLELDRIPLPEPGGDDAPAATPETPAQQPAEQPGQESGKPDEPESVVPPIRAE; encoded by the coding sequence ATGAAGGGCTATGTGCGTGCCGGCTGGAGCCGACCGCTGCTGTGGGCGCTCGTTGTCTCATTGAGTGTGCTCGGCGGTTTTCAGGCATTTGCCGCTCGTGACGGCGAGCGCACGGTCACGCTTTCGCGCCTTGAAGGCCAGGCCTTCGCAGCGGCAGGCAAGAACGGCCCGTGGCAGTCGCTCAAGCTTGGTGACGGCGTGGTGCAGGGGCACTTTGTAAAGACCACGGAGAGCAGCCGCGCGGAGCTGAAGCTACCCGACGGCGGGGTCGTGCGTCTGGCACCCAACACAAAGCTCCGACTCTCGCATCTGTATTTCCCGACCCGCAACAAGACCAAGCAATTCGAGGCCAAGCTGTTCATCGGTCGCCTCTGGGCCAAGGTGCGCAAGCTTGCCGGTGCCGATTCTTACTACAACGTGGCGACGACGACGGCGGTGGCCGGCGTGCGCGGCACGGCCTTCCAGGTGAACTTCGCCGGCGAGGGGCAGGACTCGCTCTTCAAGGTCTATGAGGGCAAGGTCGCCGTGAAGGGCGTTCCCGCGCAGGTGCCCGGCCCGCGCCAGGTCACCGGCCGCCCGCAGGAAGTGCCGGGACCCCAGGAAGTGCCCGGCCCGCGCGAGGTAACCGTGGAGGAATGGGAACGCATCGTCAGCAGCTGGCAGTACATCCGCGTGAGCCCCACGGGCACGGCGAGCGAGCCGGTGGGAATCGATCCGACCGCCGACAGCGCCGAGGATGAATTCACTGCATGGAACCTTGAACTCGACCGTATTCCGCTTCCCGAGCCGGGCGGCGATGACGCGCCGGCGGCTACGCCGGAAACGCCCGCCCAGCAGCCGGCCGAACAGCCTGGCCAGGAGAGCGGGAAACCCGATGAGCCCGAGAGCGTCGTGCCGCCAATCCGGGCGGAATAA
- a CDS encoding PEGA domain-containing protein — protein sequence MRNAIAAILVVLSVSLLGACASRSVEQVADRGLVVFRVEPRSAEVWIDGKLKGKASDFDGRMKVLELDGGRHHLELRKEGYETHAQELMVGGGAKQTIRASLDKVQ from the coding sequence ATGAGAAATGCCATTGCAGCGATTCTGGTTGTGCTTTCGGTCTCCCTGCTCGGGGCCTGCGCCTCGCGCAGTGTCGAGCAGGTGGCCGATCGTGGGCTCGTGGTGTTCCGTGTGGAACCGCGTAGCGCCGAGGTCTGGATCGACGGCAAGTTGAAGGGCAAGGCCAGCGATTTCGATGGCCGCATGAAGGTGCTCGAGCTCGATGGCGGTCGCCACCACCTGGAACTGCGCAAGGAAGGCTATGAAACCCACGCGCAGGAACTAATGGTGGGCGGCGGCGCCAAACAGACGATTCGCGCAAGTCTGGACAAGGTTCAGTAG